One genomic region from Leptospira tipperaryensis encodes:
- the gspG gene encoding type II secretion system major pseudopilin GspG produces MNLSKLKRKYRKGLTLIELAVVVIILGALIALVYSNFRPGEISDDTAALKLKKDAYELQSHLERYAQRYGSYPSDEQGLEALVEKPTTGEVPEDWKPILSKKGAINDPWGTSYKLKRDAAGDVQLFTLGKDKKEGGEGKNADFNILNEDEYPSDFRRK; encoded by the coding sequence TTGAATCTGTCCAAATTAAAAAGAAAATACAGAAAAGGTCTCACACTGATAGAACTCGCTGTTGTCGTGATTATCTTAGGAGCGCTCATCGCTTTGGTTTATTCCAACTTTCGTCCGGGTGAAATTAGCGACGATACGGCGGCTCTGAAACTTAAGAAAGACGCATACGAATTACAATCTCATCTGGAAAGATACGCACAGAGATACGGCTCTTATCCGAGCGACGAACAAGGATTAGAAGCTCTTGTCGAAAAACCGACTACGGGAGAAGTTCCTGAAGATTGGAAACCGATCCTGAGTAAAAAAGGAGCGATCAACGATCCTTGGGGAACTTCTTACAAACTCAAAAGAGACGCGGCCGGAGACGTTCAATTATTTACCCTAGGCAAAGATAAAAAAGAAGGCGGAGAAGGCAAAAATGCTGACTTCAACATTCTCAACGAAGACGAATATCCTTCCGACTTCCGCAGAAAATAA
- a CDS encoding type II secretion system F family protein has product MAIYSYVAFNKKGKEEKGIIDAASLQAARSKLKNKGLYVRNISEDSEKKDRELFPFLAKYFYRIPRKEVGLFSRQLATLLGAGIPLDKSLASIVEQTDNQNFRKVLTGMQANITEGSSLSEAMKKHPDVFPSQFPSLVAVGEKTGDYEATLTRLAELEEKSSELKAKVQVAMVYPFIMGSLSIFVTIFLLTVVIPQIQELFLQFDAKLPLITRIVIGVSDILIGFWWLLLALGFGGIVGFIYYKNTPQGKRNWDEFILKVPILGSLARKVLVSSFARNIGILLSNRVPLITTLSIVERIVDHSIFGEEIKNAVDRIKEGEKLSASFSGSVILPQMVIGMIAAGEVSDRVPEMMNKLADIYDTEVDTAIKTMTQSMEPLMIVVMGLLIGTIMASIMVPMYNLTQQLQNI; this is encoded by the coding sequence ATGGCAATTTATTCTTACGTAGCATTCAACAAAAAAGGAAAAGAAGAAAAGGGAATCATAGACGCGGCGTCCCTCCAAGCGGCTCGTTCGAAACTAAAAAACAAGGGACTCTACGTTCGAAACATCTCAGAAGATTCCGAAAAAAAAGACCGAGAACTTTTTCCATTCTTAGCAAAATACTTTTATAGAATTCCTAGAAAAGAGGTCGGTCTTTTTTCAAGACAACTCGCGACCTTGCTCGGAGCGGGAATTCCTCTCGACAAATCCTTGGCGAGCATCGTAGAACAAACCGATAATCAGAATTTTAGAAAAGTTTTAACCGGAATGCAAGCCAACATCACCGAAGGCTCTTCCTTATCCGAAGCGATGAAAAAACATCCTGACGTGTTTCCGAGTCAGTTTCCTTCTCTTGTCGCGGTCGGAGAAAAAACGGGAGATTACGAAGCGACTCTCACTCGACTCGCCGAATTGGAAGAGAAGTCGAGCGAGCTCAAAGCAAAAGTCCAAGTCGCGATGGTTTATCCCTTTATCATGGGTTCTCTTTCCATCTTTGTAACGATCTTTTTATTGACCGTGGTAATTCCTCAGATTCAAGAATTGTTTTTGCAGTTCGACGCAAAACTCCCTTTGATCACTCGAATCGTCATCGGAGTTTCCGATATTCTCATAGGATTTTGGTGGCTTCTTCTCGCGTTGGGTTTTGGTGGAATCGTGGGCTTTATCTATTATAAAAATACTCCCCAAGGAAAACGAAACTGGGACGAGTTTATTCTCAAGGTTCCGATTTTGGGTTCTTTGGCTCGTAAGGTTTTAGTCAGTAGTTTTGCGAGAAACATCGGGATTCTTCTAAGCAATCGAGTTCCCTTGATCACAACTCTTTCCATCGTTGAACGTATTGTGGATCATTCCATCTTCGGGGAAGAAATCAAAAACGCGGTCGATAGAATCAAGGAAGGAGAAAAACTTTCGGCTTCCTTTAGCGGATCGGTGATTCTTCCTCAGATGGTGATCGGTATGATTGCAGCCGGAGAGGTTTCGGACCGGGTTCCGGAAATGATGAACAAACTCGCGGATATTTACGATACCGAAGTGGATACCGCGATTAAAACGATGACACAATCCATGGAACCGCTCATGATTGTGGTAATGGGTCTTCTCATTGGAACGATTATGGCCTCGATCATGGTCCCAATGTACAACTTGACGCAGCAACTTCAAAATATATAA
- a CDS encoding general secretion pathway protein GspC, translating to MNAIFLELRKNTFYTLIPVILFFSYSLSYLLRAVILAFLNPSVQTANTNLNPTRKVGPETNRALSSYEEMIQGNLIRGIIPRAGEVTTEGELSTAPPDTGEGEEMRITGTLSGHWSFARVTIVEKGKPDAQEFATGETVAGYKIRSIALNYVVLEKGGVSLKVEIGQTPGEARAKLGQDAAPKGDPGQTASADTIRKVLSRQDVNRKLKDPAALYKNARFGPALINGKITGYKIYSVAPDHIFYALGARNGDTIKRVNGMALTETEKMLEIWGSVKTADKITVDVERGSQILTYEFIIRN from the coding sequence ATGAACGCGATTTTTTTAGAACTCAGGAAGAACACATTTTATACTCTCATTCCTGTAATCTTATTCTTTTCATATTCGCTTTCGTATCTCTTGCGCGCGGTAATCCTCGCATTCTTAAATCCTAGCGTCCAAACAGCAAATACCAATCTCAATCCAACTCGAAAGGTCGGCCCTGAAACCAATCGAGCCCTTTCTTCCTACGAAGAAATGATCCAAGGAAATTTGATTCGTGGAATCATTCCCAGAGCAGGAGAGGTCACAACGGAAGGCGAACTCTCCACGGCTCCGCCGGATACGGGAGAAGGCGAAGAGATGAGAATCACCGGAACGTTGAGCGGTCATTGGTCCTTTGCTCGAGTTACAATCGTAGAAAAGGGTAAGCCGGATGCGCAGGAATTCGCGACCGGAGAAACCGTAGCCGGTTATAAAATTCGTTCCATCGCTCTTAACTACGTCGTTTTAGAAAAGGGGGGAGTTTCTCTCAAAGTTGAAATCGGTCAGACCCCCGGAGAAGCAAGGGCAAAACTGGGTCAAGACGCGGCACCGAAAGGTGATCCTGGTCAGACCGCCTCCGCAGATACGATTCGTAAGGTTCTTTCCAGACAAGACGTCAACCGAAAGCTCAAAGATCCCGCGGCCTTGTATAAGAATGCAAGATTTGGTCCCGCTCTGATCAACGGTAAAATCACTGGCTACAAGATCTACAGCGTTGCACCGGATCATATCTTTTATGCGTTGGGAGCAAGAAACGGAGATACGATCAAACGAGTCAACGGTATGGCTTTGACCGAAACCGAAAAAATGTTAGAAATCTGGGGATCCGTAAAAACTGCCGATAAGATAACGGTAGATGTGGAAAGAGGTAGCCAGATTCTCACCTACGAATTTATTATCAGAAACTAA
- the gspE gene encoding type II secretion system ATPase GspE yields the protein MKTLGDILIEEGIISEKDLEDSLKVQKKNNLPLSHIIQKKGIAGESDILRALSKLYQLEFREKLEFSGMEEVFQQIPLKLIQRSRIVPFQLSKKTIRIAVSDPSDLHPMDDARNFLKGYNVEFILAPEPEIMRIIHSHFDTTSSAAKEMLNEMEGSFSELAEAFENDSLDLSDDAPIIKMVNVILSQAVNERASDIHIEPYEKSLIVRYRVDGILHNVLSPPKSYHAGISSRIKIMSNLNIAENRLPQDGRIKLRLTGKDIDIRVSTIPCQFGERIVMRLLNKTDQKYSLETMGFYPELVKTIRSLIIEPHGIILVTGPTGSGKSTTLYSALSELNTEERNIITCEDPVEYQFEGISQMQMQEKIGLTFATGLRAILRQDPDVIMVGEIRDEETARIAIQASLTGHLVFSTLHTNDAASAATRLVDMGIEPYLITSTVLGFMAQRLVRVICAHCKETYKPSASELESIGISKKTLKNGTLHRGKGCSHCMGTGFKGRTGIYELLLVDSHIKSAILQGSDSGKLNDIAREHNFKTLKDYGIRKVIDGVTTIEEVLRVT from the coding sequence TTGAAAACTCTCGGAGATATCCTAATCGAAGAGGGGATCATATCCGAAAAAGATCTGGAAGATTCCCTGAAGGTTCAGAAAAAGAATAACCTTCCTCTCAGTCATATCATTCAAAAAAAAGGAATCGCCGGAGAATCTGATATTCTCCGCGCGCTTTCCAAACTCTATCAGCTTGAGTTTCGTGAAAAATTAGAATTCTCCGGAATGGAAGAGGTCTTTCAGCAGATTCCTCTCAAACTCATTCAAAGAAGTAGAATCGTTCCTTTTCAACTCTCCAAAAAAACGATTCGAATTGCGGTCTCCGATCCTTCCGATCTGCATCCGATGGACGACGCTCGTAATTTTCTAAAAGGATACAACGTAGAGTTCATTCTCGCGCCCGAACCGGAAATCATGCGGATCATCCATTCGCATTTCGATACAACTTCCTCCGCAGCCAAAGAAATGCTGAACGAAATGGAAGGAAGTTTTTCCGAACTCGCGGAAGCCTTTGAAAACGATTCTCTCGATCTTAGCGACGACGCGCCGATCATCAAGATGGTCAACGTTATTCTTTCTCAAGCAGTCAACGAGCGAGCTTCGGATATCCATATCGAACCGTATGAAAAATCTCTTATAGTTCGTTATCGTGTGGACGGTATTTTGCATAACGTGCTCAGTCCGCCGAAATCCTATCACGCGGGAATCTCTTCCAGAATCAAGATCATGTCGAACTTGAATATCGCGGAAAACAGACTTCCTCAAGACGGTAGAATCAAACTCCGATTGACCGGAAAGGATATCGATATCCGCGTTTCTACGATTCCTTGTCAGTTCGGAGAAAGAATCGTGATGAGGCTTTTGAACAAAACCGATCAAAAGTATTCCTTAGAAACAATGGGTTTTTATCCGGAACTCGTGAAGACGATTCGATCGCTCATCATCGAACCGCACGGAATCATTCTTGTTACAGGTCCTACGGGTTCCGGTAAGTCCACGACGCTCTATTCTGCACTCAGTGAATTGAATACCGAAGAAAGAAATATCATCACCTGCGAAGATCCTGTGGAATATCAGTTCGAGGGAATTTCTCAGATGCAAATGCAGGAGAAAATCGGACTCACGTTTGCAACGGGTCTTCGAGCCATTCTTCGTCAGGATCCGGACGTCATCATGGTCGGAGAGATTCGGGATGAAGAAACTGCAAGGATCGCGATCCAAGCTTCTCTCACGGGTCACTTGGTATTTTCCACGCTCCACACAAACGACGCTGCCAGCGCCGCGACCCGTCTCGTGGATATGGGAATCGAACCGTATTTAATCACATCGACCGTTCTCGGCTTTATGGCGCAGCGACTCGTGAGAGTGATCTGCGCTCATTGTAAGGAAACTTACAAGCCATCAGCATCTGAATTAGAATCGATTGGAATTTCCAAAAAAACTCTGAAAAACGGAACGCTTCACAGAGGAAAAGGTTGTTCTCATTGTATGGGAACGGGTTTTAAAGGAAGAACCGGGATCTACGAACTTTTATTAGTAGATTCTCATATTAAATCGGCTATTCTTCAAGGTAGCGACTCCGGAAAATTAAACGATATCGCAAGAGAACACAATTTCAAAACTTTAAAGGATTATGGAATTCGAAAGGTAATCGACGGCGTTACAACGATTGAAGAAGTGCTCAGAGTCACTTAA
- the gspD gene encoding type II secretion system secretin GspD, with translation MPGTTNQFPIFRILSILMLVLLVWDRPVFPQNKKKVSVKTKSAASPEEPAERTFYANWRDTELNDFLKGMSAILKKNILLDESLKGKKITIISQKEIPIKNAFVFMKSVLESLGFGVVEEPDLISIVKIKDALARSPIVRVGKELIPETEVGDFRNITQIIPVENVKPEELEPILKRLTSPNTDVIVYKNTNTIVLSGSAADINKLLLLVNELDQKLEEATPGAVSSAGDVHIYTLEHSEAEKIAATLVKLDNPVVQTEELTPEKKAQGQVPGKVDKIKAVGHKESNSVIVTATNSEWTEIRKIIKVLDSARKQVLLEVLIVELTSSDLNDFGIDWRYKSEAYGQFNTGLSKEGNIINSNGQVNPNINTLSGFSLGFLKAGSEQIIGILSANQGNENFNVLSAPQVLTVDNQEAEISVGQDVPVRTQSRNAGTGGANAVTVDNYEYRPTGIKLKFTPHVNKNNKITLELFQEIKNIAEIALAGGNPTFNRREIKTSVTIENTQSIVIGGLISTDKQKRIIKIPLLGDIPYLGHLFKRTTEKLKKTNLMVFITPHILDSRENADKMTVKKKMQQERYELERERILNKEKEIKERGD, from the coding sequence ATGCCCGGAACAACCAATCAATTTCCAATCTTTAGAATTCTTTCTATTCTCATGCTCGTACTTTTGGTGTGGGATAGACCCGTATTCCCCCAAAATAAGAAAAAAGTTTCCGTAAAGACCAAGTCGGCGGCTTCCCCGGAAGAACCGGCGGAAAGAACTTTTTACGCCAACTGGAGAGATACGGAACTCAATGATTTTTTAAAAGGAATGAGCGCCATTCTCAAGAAAAACATTCTTTTGGATGAGAGTTTAAAGGGCAAAAAAATCACGATCATTTCTCAAAAAGAAATTCCGATCAAAAATGCATTCGTTTTTATGAAATCTGTTTTGGAATCTCTCGGCTTCGGGGTCGTAGAAGAACCCGATCTAATCTCCATCGTCAAAATCAAAGACGCACTCGCAAGATCTCCCATCGTTCGTGTCGGGAAGGAATTGATTCCGGAAACAGAAGTCGGAGATTTTAGAAACATCACTCAGATCATTCCGGTGGAAAATGTGAAACCGGAAGAGTTGGAACCGATTCTCAAACGTCTGACATCTCCGAATACGGACGTGATCGTTTATAAGAATACGAACACGATCGTTCTTTCCGGTTCCGCAGCCGATATCAACAAACTCTTACTCTTAGTCAATGAACTGGATCAAAAATTAGAAGAAGCTACGCCGGGCGCGGTATCTTCCGCAGGCGACGTTCATATTTACACTCTGGAACACAGTGAAGCGGAAAAGATCGCAGCAACGTTAGTCAAGCTTGATAATCCGGTTGTTCAAACCGAAGAGCTGACTCCTGAGAAAAAGGCACAGGGTCAGGTTCCCGGAAAAGTGGATAAGATCAAAGCCGTCGGCCACAAAGAATCGAACTCCGTAATCGTAACCGCCACGAACTCGGAATGGACAGAGATTCGAAAGATCATCAAGGTTTTGGATTCCGCCAGAAAACAGGTTCTCTTAGAAGTGTTGATCGTAGAATTGACATCCAGCGATCTCAACGACTTTGGTATCGACTGGAGATATAAGAGCGAAGCCTACGGACAATTCAACACCGGTCTTTCCAAAGAAGGAAATATCATCAACTCAAACGGTCAAGTGAACCCGAACATCAACACCTTGAGCGGTTTCTCTTTGGGATTTTTAAAAGCCGGTTCAGAGCAGATCATCGGTATCTTGAGCGCAAACCAAGGGAATGAAAACTTCAACGTTTTATCCGCTCCACAAGTTTTGACCGTGGACAATCAAGAAGCGGAGATCAGCGTGGGACAGGACGTTCCCGTAAGAACACAAAGTAGAAACGCCGGAACCGGCGGAGCCAACGCAGTAACGGTGGACAACTACGAATACCGTCCGACCGGGATCAAACTCAAGTTTACTCCGCACGTAAACAAAAACAATAAGATCACGTTAGAACTCTTTCAAGAAATCAAGAACATCGCAGAAATCGCCCTCGCCGGTGGAAACCCGACCTTCAATCGGCGCGAGATCAAAACGTCAGTCACCATTGAAAATACTCAATCCATCGTTATCGGTGGTTTGATTTCTACGGACAAACAAAAACGAATTATCAAAATTCCTTTACTCGGCGACATTCCTTACTTGGGACATCTGTTCAAAAGAACCACTGAAAAATTAAAAAAGACCAACCTTATGGTTTTTATCACACCTCATATTCTCGATAGCAGAGAGAATGCGGATAAGATGACGGTGAAGAAAAAGATGCAGCAAGAAAGATACGAACTCGAAAGAGAAAGAATCCTCAACAAAGAAAAAGAAATCAAAGAAAGAGGGGACTAA